The following coding sequences lie in one Brevibacterium marinum genomic window:
- a CDS encoding urea carboxylase-associated family protein yields the protein MSPEPRLTEAAYQGPALEADRDFYSALGEDAENRHVVDEFTIPIRSGQAWDVPAGHICRISTVEGPQVGDLNLWNRHDPRERFWASRTRQLQAAHLSTFDRLWSTLPFLRPMATIVGDTLADYGTDAEGGRLHDTLGTRCDPYVSTMLNGVDFDYHCHSNLVRAILPFGLTEFDVHDVLNVFQCTGLNDNDEYFMKTCPARPGDHFEFFAEQDLLAALSTCPGGDLSAPLFGENSDDPVGNCHPLKVTVYALEENLLGDWSEPASPNYRGQHGLTPQTWGSTP from the coding sequence ATGTCGCCCGAACCGCGATTGACCGAAGCCGCCTATCAGGGGCCTGCTCTCGAAGCCGATCGTGACTTCTACTCAGCGCTCGGGGAGGATGCCGAGAATCGTCACGTCGTCGACGAGTTCACCATCCCGATCCGCTCGGGACAGGCATGGGACGTGCCTGCCGGGCACATCTGCCGGATCTCGACCGTCGAGGGCCCGCAGGTCGGCGATCTCAACCTCTGGAACCGTCACGACCCCCGGGAGAGGTTCTGGGCGTCGCGGACCCGCCAGCTCCAGGCCGCACACCTGTCGACGTTCGACCGCCTGTGGTCGACTCTGCCCTTCCTCCGTCCGATGGCCACGATCGTCGGCGACACGTTGGCCGACTACGGGACGGATGCCGAAGGCGGACGCCTCCACGACACCTTGGGCACACGGTGCGACCCTTATGTCTCCACGATGCTCAATGGCGTCGACTTCGACTACCACTGTCATTCGAACCTTGTCCGCGCCATCCTCCCGTTCGGCCTGACGGAGTTCGACGTCCACGACGTCCTCAACGTGTTCCAATGCACGGGACTCAACGACAACGACGAATACTTCATGAAGACCTGCCCTGCCAGGCCGGGCGATCACTTCGAGTTCTTCGCAGAACAGGACCTGCTCGCAGCCCTGTCGACCTGTCCCGGCGGAGACCTGTCTGCGCCGTTGTTCGGCGAGAACAGCGACGACCCGGTCGGCAACTGCCACCCACTCAAGGTCACCGTCTATGCGCTCGAGGAGAACCTCCTCGGCGATTGGAGCGAACCGGCATCACCGAACTACCGGGGGCAGCACGGGCTGACTCCCCAGACCTGGGGCTCGACCCCATGA
- a CDS encoding TetR/AcrR family transcriptional regulator has product MTNADDQSFRPSSGTERGRAVRAKLQSAATELISEIGWNAVTTRGLADRAGVRSGLVHYHFDSLQDLLRKAALAQFKSVVDALLDEEANIRGGPAALLAITEDFAGSDAKSVLMIETYLSAARDPLLKDQLAQNVDRFRRALISALAHQGVPHPEAAALVILAALDGLTLQKGLDDELDIGDAVALLRTFTSAPQSGQHS; this is encoded by the coding sequence ATGACCAATGCAGATGACCAATCTTTCCGTCCGAGTTCCGGCACCGAACGCGGACGAGCAGTTCGCGCGAAGCTGCAGTCGGCCGCGACCGAACTCATCAGCGAGATCGGGTGGAACGCGGTGACCACGCGTGGCCTGGCGGATCGCGCAGGAGTTCGCTCCGGTCTGGTGCACTACCACTTCGACTCGCTGCAGGACCTGCTGAGGAAAGCGGCATTGGCGCAGTTCAAGTCGGTCGTCGATGCGCTCCTCGACGAGGAGGCGAATATCAGGGGCGGGCCCGCAGCGCTGCTGGCCATCACCGAGGACTTTGCTGGCTCCGATGCGAAGTCGGTGCTGATGATCGAGACCTACCTCTCCGCTGCTCGGGATCCGCTGCTCAAGGATCAGCTGGCGCAGAACGTCGACAGATTTCGTCGCGCACTGATATCCGCGTTGGCCCATCAAGGGGTCCCCCACCCGGAAGCGGCAGCACTGGTGATCCTGGCCGCGCTCGATGGACTCACGCTTCAGAAGGGCCTCGACGACGAACTCGACATCGGCGACGCCGTCGCGCTTCTGCGCACCTTCACCTCAGCCCCACAGTCAGGGCAGCACTCATGA
- a CDS encoding tripartite tricarboxylate transporter permease codes for MNTWTELLGALGTITTSPTLLLVIFGGVILGTVAGLLPGVGPSTAIALLLPVAITMPAELSLPLMVSLYLGAEYGGRISAILLNIPGDPGAIMTTLDGHPMALKGKAATALSISALASFVGSIIAFLGLAFIAGPMSELGLAFGPAAYFAVVVMALVLSATLVGNAPMLGLTAVVLGVAISTVGIELQSGLPRFTFGTFTLLEGIDPIVAIIGVFGVGEILASTMMGSSGQSLSRLTGRFFPTKAEIKQGTLPGLRGSVIGFIAGVLPGAGTTIAAFFSYGLEKRLAPASAGMGRGAVRGLVAPESANNAAVSGSMVPLLTLGIPGSGTTAVLLAYLMMYGLNPGPGFFDANPALGWSIIGALLISAVLGVVINITASPLLAKILAIPMPYMAPVILMLALISCYSIHNSATDVYIALGFGVLGYVMRLVGMSPALLVIGLVLGEMLERNLQQALGLTGGDFAAVISQPIVIVFLAIAALSLLTALPWKRMLGRQDAVGEKASVSK; via the coding sequence ATGAACACCTGGACCGAACTGCTGGGCGCGCTGGGCACGATCACCACCTCGCCGACCCTGCTTCTCGTCATCTTCGGCGGCGTGATCCTCGGGACCGTCGCCGGGCTGCTGCCGGGCGTCGGACCGTCGACGGCGATCGCACTGCTCCTGCCGGTGGCGATCACCATGCCGGCCGAACTGTCTCTGCCGCTGATGGTCTCCCTGTACCTGGGTGCTGAGTACGGAGGTCGCATCTCGGCGATCCTGCTCAACATACCGGGTGATCCGGGGGCGATCATGACCACCCTCGACGGTCACCCCATGGCGCTCAAGGGCAAGGCCGCCACCGCCCTGTCGATCTCGGCCCTTGCCTCATTCGTGGGCAGCATCATCGCGTTCCTGGGATTGGCCTTCATCGCCGGGCCGATGTCCGAACTCGGTCTGGCCTTCGGCCCCGCCGCGTACTTCGCCGTCGTCGTCATGGCACTCGTGCTCAGCGCCACCCTGGTCGGGAATGCGCCGATGCTCGGTCTGACCGCTGTGGTGCTGGGCGTCGCGATCTCCACCGTCGGCATCGAACTCCAGTCCGGCCTGCCGCGCTTCACCTTCGGAACGTTCACCCTGCTCGAGGGCATCGACCCGATCGTGGCGATCATCGGCGTCTTCGGCGTCGGTGAGATCCTCGCCAGCACCATGATGGGAAGCTCCGGCCAGAGCCTGTCCCGCCTCACCGGTCGCTTCTTCCCGACCAAGGCGGAGATCAAGCAGGGGACTCTGCCGGGGCTGCGAGGCTCGGTCATCGGGTTCATCGCCGGAGTTCTCCCCGGTGCGGGCACGACGATCGCCGCGTTCTTCTCCTACGGTCTGGAGAAACGACTCGCGCCCGCCTCGGCGGGAATGGGCAGAGGAGCGGTGCGTGGACTCGTCGCACCCGAGTCCGCGAACAACGCTGCGGTGTCCGGGTCGATGGTTCCGCTGCTGACACTGGGCATTCCGGGGTCGGGAACGACCGCCGTGCTGCTGGCCTATCTGATGATGTACGGGCTCAACCCCGGGCCCGGATTCTTCGACGCCAACCCGGCCCTGGGGTGGTCGATCATCGGCGCGCTTCTCATCAGCGCCGTCCTCGGCGTCGTCATCAACATCACGGCCTCACCGCTGCTGGCCAAAATCCTGGCGATCCCGATGCCCTACATGGCACCGGTGATCCTGATGCTGGCGCTCATCTCGTGCTACAGCATCCACAACTCCGCGACCGACGTCTACATCGCCCTGGGCTTCGGCGTGCTCGGCTATGTGATGCGCTTGGTCGGAATGTCACCGGCGCTGCTGGTGATCGGACTGGTCCTGGGCGAGATGCTCGAACGCAACCTGCAGCAGGCACTCGGACTGACCGGTGGCGACTTCGCAGCAGTGATCTCCCAGCCGATCGTCATCGTGTTCCTGGCCATCGCCGCGCTGTCCCTGCTGACTGCGCTGCCGTGGAAGCGGATGTTGGGCAGGCAGGACGCTGTGGGCGAGAAGGCGTCAGTGAGTAAGTAG
- a CDS encoding helix-turn-helix transcriptional regulator, which yields MPAATTDDLIRSPHPRLRAFVGDYVGYDISGVPAGTHLGLPSGALTFIVAIDRPLQQYDAVTDTAESFDVLLAGLHLKPTLIRHNGTLAGIQINFTPFAPRAFFAIPAVELAHRTHDLGEISRPVAAELHERVNEAPTWSARFDAIDQVLLRAIDDGAGPRREVTDSWRQIARSHGEVPVSRVAEEVGWSRRYLNGQFRAEFGIGPKEAARVMRFDRARRMISTQTRTLADIAAICGYSDQSHLNRDFRALTGTSPRGWLSEDPVVRQDRDRRSPE from the coding sequence ATGCCTGCGGCGACCACCGATGATCTGATTCGCAGCCCACATCCGCGGCTGCGTGCCTTCGTCGGTGACTACGTCGGCTACGACATCTCGGGCGTCCCCGCGGGGACGCATCTGGGCCTGCCGTCCGGCGCGCTGACATTCATCGTCGCGATCGACCGGCCGCTGCAGCAGTACGACGCGGTCACCGACACCGCCGAGTCTTTCGACGTGCTCTTGGCCGGCCTCCACCTGAAGCCCACGCTCATCCGCCACAACGGGACGCTGGCCGGAATCCAGATCAACTTCACCCCATTCGCCCCGCGAGCATTCTTCGCAATCCCGGCCGTCGAGCTCGCTCATCGCACACACGACCTCGGAGAGATCTCACGCCCGGTCGCCGCCGAACTCCATGAACGGGTCAACGAGGCCCCCACCTGGTCGGCGAGATTCGACGCCATCGACCAGGTGCTCCTGCGTGCCATCGACGATGGGGCCGGACCGAGACGCGAGGTGACCGACTCGTGGAGGCAGATCGCGCGCAGCCACGGCGAGGTTCCGGTCTCACGGGTCGCCGAGGAGGTCGGATGGAGCAGGCGATATCTCAACGGGCAGTTCCGAGCAGAATTCGGCATCGGCCCCAAGGAGGCGGCACGGGTCATGAGGTTCGACCGTGCCCGGCGGATGATCTCGACACAGACTCGGACACTGGCCGACATCGCTGCGATCTGCGGCTATTCGGATCAGTCTCACCTCAACCGTGACTTCCGTGCGCTGACGGGGACCAGCCCGAGAGGGTGGCTGAGCGAAGATCCCGTGGTGCGGCAGGATCGGGACCGGCGCTCGCCGGAATAG
- a CDS encoding arylamine N-acetyltransferase family protein, giving the protein MTQHSLLSRYADRLGFGGSVLDLHRRAQGTREQVLGLLDEILLAHTHAICFENLDVVAYRARGDLRAVSIDVDGVAEKLLDAGRGGYCHEHAVLIRAAVTELGLTAHPVLARVHLGGPGDAPGGLTHQATIVELDGRRYLIDPGFGGGTPEAALELSGSAEARTTPHGEHRLVPATTALEPQLRADSDWVLQSRTRSDQDFRTVYAFSEARRAQADLELANWFTSTHPGSRFTGPPILARPLPDGGRNTLEGRRLRRAIGVAQTESDERSLADATEFAEVLSTDFGLDLDTGFSDLVWSMTAEG; this is encoded by the coding sequence ATGACGCAGCATTCGCTCCTCAGCCGCTATGCGGATCGGCTCGGGTTCGGTGGTTCCGTCCTCGACCTGCACCGACGTGCTCAGGGGACGCGCGAGCAGGTTCTCGGACTGCTCGACGAGATCCTTCTCGCGCACACGCACGCGATCTGCTTCGAGAATCTCGACGTCGTCGCCTACCGTGCCCGAGGGGACCTCAGAGCCGTTTCCATCGATGTCGACGGAGTTGCCGAGAAGCTGCTCGACGCCGGCCGAGGCGGTTACTGTCACGAGCACGCGGTGCTCATCCGAGCGGCCGTCACCGAGTTGGGGCTGACTGCGCATCCGGTCCTTGCGCGGGTCCACCTCGGCGGCCCCGGCGACGCACCGGGAGGACTGACGCATCAGGCGACGATCGTCGAACTCGATGGGCGTCGGTATCTCATCGACCCGGGATTCGGCGGCGGCACACCTGAAGCCGCCCTCGAACTGTCCGGGTCCGCCGAAGCCAGGACGACTCCGCACGGAGAGCATCGTCTGGTCCCGGCCACGACGGCTCTGGAACCACAGCTGCGTGCCGACAGTGACTGGGTGCTCCAATCGCGGACCCGCAGTGACCAGGACTTCCGCACTGTCTATGCGTTCAGCGAGGCCCGACGTGCGCAGGCGGATCTCGAGCTGGCGAACTGGTTCACCTCGACCCACCCGGGGAGCCGGTTCACCGGTCCTCCGATTCTCGCTCGGCCGCTCCCAGACGGCGGCAGGAACACGCTGGAAGGGCGTCGGCTGCGTCGTGCGATCGGCGTTGCGCAGACGGAATCCGACGAACGATCACTGGCCGACGCCACGGAGTTCGCCGAAGTGCTCTCGACCGACTTCGGGCTCGACCTCGACACGGGGTTCTCGGATCTGGTGTGGAGCATGACCGCGGAAGGTTGA
- a CDS encoding VOC family protein, translated as MSNSTGANVWPTFRYRDAKAAIAFLHEALGFEIAAEYTNADDPQRVDHAELSWPDGGGVMLGSVRDDQGVMTKTGIAAGSVYLAATNVEELYHRAIDAGATEVMGLTEQDYGSLDFSIQDPEGVLWSIGTYRGAGRG; from the coding sequence ATGTCGAACAGCACTGGAGCCAACGTCTGGCCCACTTTCCGTTATCGGGATGCGAAGGCCGCGATCGCCTTCCTGCATGAAGCCCTCGGGTTCGAAATCGCGGCCGAATACACCAACGCCGATGATCCGCAGCGCGTCGACCATGCCGAGCTGTCATGGCCCGACGGCGGGGGAGTCATGCTCGGCTCGGTCCGCGATGACCAGGGCGTGATGACGAAGACCGGGATCGCCGCCGGATCGGTCTATCTCGCTGCGACGAACGTCGAGGAACTCTACCACCGAGCGATCGACGCCGGTGCCACCGAGGTCATGGGCCTGACCGAACAGGACTACGGCTCGCTCGACTTCAGCATCCAGGATCCCGAAGGTGTGCTGTGGTCGATCGGCACCTACCGAGGAGCAGGTCGGGGCTGA
- a CDS encoding tripartite tricarboxylate transporter TctB family protein, which yields MTSDPTQTDAQRADHAAESGRAGPGPAGPGTTAPGTAGPEAESTRASTGIASVILVVLAVFYLINALLLPNAETDEGMGPRTFPIVVAVVLTCTTALGVLTLLRGRVEVRAVSGKELLRVAICIVLFALFTASIFLIGFAEAAAIFSVLTTVLVFGVRVSPTRAAWLLFVGLVIGLVLFLVFDVWLNVLLPVGWIEYLLFGGLNL from the coding sequence ATGACATCCGATCCGACACAGACAGATGCCCAGCGAGCAGACCACGCCGCGGAATCCGGCCGCGCAGGACCCGGCCCCGCAGGGCCCGGCACTACAGCACCCGGCACTGCAGGACCTGAGGCTGAGAGCACCAGAGCCTCGACCGGCATCGCATCCGTCATCCTCGTGGTCCTTGCCGTCTTCTACCTGATCAACGCGCTGCTTCTGCCCAACGCCGAAACCGACGAGGGCATGGGGCCCAGGACCTTTCCCATCGTCGTCGCCGTCGTTCTGACCTGCACCACCGCACTCGGCGTGCTCACATTGCTGCGCGGTCGGGTCGAGGTGCGGGCCGTATCGGGGAAGGAACTGCTGCGAGTCGCGATCTGCATCGTCCTCTTCGCGCTCTTCACCGCTTCGATCTTCCTCATCGGATTCGCCGAGGCGGCGGCGATCTTCTCCGTCCTCACCACCGTTCTCGTGTTCGGGGTCCGAGTCTCCCCCACACGTGCGGCGTGGCTGCTCTTCGTCGGGCTCGTCATCGGATTGGTGCTCTTCCTCGTCTTCGACGTCTGGCTGAACGTGCTCCTGCCCGTCGGCTGGATCGAATACCTGCTCTTCGGAGGACTGAACCTATGA
- a CDS encoding FAD-dependent monooxygenase: MRALICGAGIAGLTLAGRLEHHGWNVTLVDNSPGPRRHGYMIDFSGPGFEAVTAMGLESRLRQMASSVERFRYIDDAGRTTVSLDYDRFVKALGGQIVSIMRPDLEQMLREALGDGVDLRYELTVDLVTDSTAVLSDGTAIDADLIVGADGIHSRIRSLTFGSEADYLRDLGMNTSAFVFEDQAIFDEVRDQFVLTETLNRQMGLYGLDDGRVAAFTVHRCDEPASSDNARQEVRAAFSGVGPLVDRALANCPPSEEMYSDRVAQIVMPHWTTSRVALVGDAAYAVSLVAGQGASLGIAGAYILAEMLASDRSVPEALAEYERRWRPTATQIQSAARNQVIEVFLPRSKRTLLLRRWGFRAMRIPGMSRVMTGSLFPKGSRSITELSTAGSSQLRNA; the protein is encoded by the coding sequence ATGAGAGCACTGATATGCGGAGCCGGAATCGCCGGTCTGACGCTGGCAGGGCGGCTCGAACACCACGGCTGGAACGTCACTCTCGTCGACAACTCACCAGGCCCGCGTCGCCACGGGTACATGATCGACTTCTCCGGCCCAGGATTCGAAGCTGTCACCGCCATGGGGCTCGAATCCCGGCTGCGACAGATGGCAAGTTCGGTGGAGAGATTCCGGTATATCGACGACGCGGGGCGCACGACCGTCAGTCTCGACTATGATCGCTTCGTCAAGGCTCTGGGCGGTCAGATCGTCAGCATCATGCGCCCGGACCTCGAACAGATGCTTCGGGAAGCGCTCGGGGACGGCGTCGATCTCCGATACGAACTCACGGTCGATCTGGTGACTGACAGCACGGCGGTGCTCTCGGACGGAACCGCCATCGACGCCGACCTCATCGTGGGAGCCGATGGCATCCACTCTCGCATCCGGTCACTGACCTTCGGCTCCGAAGCGGACTACCTGCGGGACCTCGGAATGAACACCAGCGCCTTCGTCTTCGAGGACCAGGCGATCTTCGACGAGGTGCGCGACCAGTTCGTGCTCACCGAAACACTCAACCGGCAGATGGGCCTCTATGGTCTCGACGACGGACGAGTGGCGGCATTCACCGTCCATCGCTGCGATGAACCGGCCTCGTCCGACAACGCCCGGCAGGAAGTGCGTGCGGCCTTCTCCGGAGTCGGTCCTCTGGTCGATCGCGCACTGGCCAACTGTCCCCCGTCTGAGGAGATGTATTCCGATCGAGTCGCGCAGATCGTGATGCCGCACTGGACGACCTCCCGGGTCGCCTTGGTCGGCGACGCAGCCTACGCGGTCTCGCTGGTCGCCGGGCAGGGCGCCTCGCTCGGAATCGCCGGAGCGTACATCCTCGCAGAGATGCTCGCCTCGGACCGCTCTGTCCCTGAAGCCCTCGCGGAATACGAACGCCGGTGGCGGCCCACGGCCACTCAGATCCAGAGCGCGGCCCGCAACCAGGTCATCGAAGTCTTCCTTCCGCGCTCCAAACGCACGCTGCTGCTGCGACGCTGGGGCTTCCGCGCCATGCGCATCCCCGGCATGAGTCGGGTGATGACCGGCTCACTCTTTCCCAAGGGGTCTCGCTCGATCACCGAACTCAGCACCGCCGGTTCAAGCCAACTGCGGAATGCATGA
- a CDS encoding TetR/AcrR family transcriptional regulator produces MSTHDSETTSDSQSTRERILAAAAEIIAEDGVTAKLSVRAVASRVGVSTGSLRHHFPTQQMLRDEVMQRVYDWVLPDSEIGNSAVPPRDRLVDCLRQVLAMTGAGPEARAAMDTVTATFIAVEQTEQVRESYLAMQRDGQRRVEEWLRVLAEEGALTDKSRIPQLARFLCSVLDGISLERALPAEDSLAQLETETLYVAADAVLNPQPRPAPR; encoded by the coding sequence ATGAGCACTCATGACAGCGAGACCACCAGTGACAGTCAGAGCACCCGTGAGCGGATCCTCGCAGCGGCAGCGGAGATCATTGCCGAAGACGGCGTGACCGCGAAGCTGAGCGTGAGGGCAGTCGCTTCACGGGTGGGGGTCAGCACCGGCTCGCTGCGCCACCACTTCCCCACCCAGCAGATGCTGCGGGACGAGGTTATGCAGCGTGTCTATGACTGGGTGCTTCCGGACTCCGAGATCGGCAACTCAGCGGTCCCGCCCCGCGACCGTCTGGTCGATTGTCTCCGCCAGGTGCTGGCTATGACTGGTGCCGGACCCGAAGCACGGGCCGCGATGGACACAGTCACCGCCACGTTCATCGCCGTCGAACAGACCGAGCAGGTCCGTGAATCGTACTTGGCCATGCAGCGTGATGGGCAGCGCCGGGTGGAGGAGTGGCTGCGCGTGCTCGCCGAGGAGGGAGCGCTGACTGACAAGAGCCGGATCCCTCAGCTGGCGCGCTTTCTCTGCTCGGTCCTCGACGGCATCTCCCTCGAACGAGCTCTTCCGGCGGAGGATTCACTCGCGCAGCTGGAGACCGAGACGCTCTACGTGGCCGCGGACGCGGTGCTCAATCCTCAGCCCCGACCTGCTCCTCGGTAG
- a CDS encoding carboxymuconolactone decarboxylase family protein translates to MMTVSTTQRLDISAVDKRAYAPLLDMEKYIHGGSLGEGLLALVKLRASQLNGCAFCLNMHAKEARKAGVDQVKVDVLAGWDEAAEVYSDRERAAIRLTEEVTEIGEGVSDETWNDASTAFNDQEMVELLMAISAINVWNRLAVSTHQRLD, encoded by the coding sequence ATGATGACAGTGTCTACGACTCAGCGTCTCGATATCTCAGCGGTCGACAAGCGGGCCTATGCGCCGCTGCTGGACATGGAGAAGTACATCCATGGCGGCAGCCTCGGCGAAGGTCTTCTGGCGTTGGTGAAACTGCGCGCTTCGCAGCTCAACGGATGCGCGTTCTGTTTGAACATGCATGCCAAGGAGGCCAGGAAAGCAGGCGTCGACCAGGTCAAGGTCGATGTTCTGGCAGGCTGGGATGAAGCCGCCGAGGTTTACAGTGACCGAGAGCGCGCCGCGATCCGGCTGACCGAAGAGGTCACCGAGATCGGCGAGGGCGTCTCCGACGAAACCTGGAACGACGCCTCAACCGCCTTCAACGACCAGGAGATGGTCGAGCTGCTCATGGCGATTTCAGCAATCAATGTCTGGAACCGGCTCGCTGTGAGCACACATCAGCGACTGGACTGA
- a CDS encoding Bug family tripartite tricarboxylate transporter substrate binding protein, translating to MFTTLFAPKRTSAPSSVTCTLRRPLAGAVAVLIAMSTTACMPDINRNEGFPPPRVTAIAAGSPGGGLDLAARMTKDGLEAAGVESLMTIENMGGGGGNPARAAVLQRENDGTSVVVESNRVFLSHITGTTDMSLENFTPVAQLTTDYEVWLAKPGSEFDSAQKVLDSVKDDPKSVKFGIGTVPSDDQLNVLRPASEYGINDLESLNLVAFSDGGDLNNELLGGRVDVASTGLSEAMELVESGDVEIIAVSAPEPLTEGPAKGAPTWHDLGMDITINHWRGVFGPAGMSDEAVRWWQDSLEKSVESEEFADQADALGIDPAYMPGDEWLESVILPEKEESTEVLEKVGLAK from the coding sequence ATGTTCACTACCCTGTTCGCGCCGAAGCGAACATCGGCCCCGTCGTCGGTGACGTGCACTCTGCGAAGGCCCCTGGCAGGCGCCGTCGCGGTGCTGATCGCCATGTCGACAACGGCCTGCATGCCCGACATCAACCGGAACGAGGGGTTTCCTCCACCGCGAGTCACGGCCATTGCGGCGGGATCGCCGGGAGGCGGACTGGATCTGGCCGCTCGGATGACCAAGGACGGCCTCGAAGCCGCCGGCGTCGAGAGTCTGATGACGATCGAGAATATGGGAGGAGGCGGTGGCAACCCCGCGCGGGCGGCAGTCCTCCAACGTGAGAACGACGGGACGAGCGTGGTCGTCGAATCCAACCGCGTCTTCCTGTCCCACATCACCGGCACGACCGACATGTCGCTGGAGAACTTCACACCGGTCGCGCAGCTGACCACCGACTACGAAGTCTGGCTGGCCAAACCCGGATCGGAGTTCGACTCGGCGCAGAAGGTCCTCGACAGCGTCAAAGACGATCCGAAATCGGTGAAGTTCGGGATCGGCACGGTCCCCAGCGACGATCAGCTCAATGTCCTCCGCCCGGCCAGCGAATATGGAATCAACGACCTCGAGTCGCTGAACCTCGTCGCGTTCTCCGACGGTGGCGACCTCAACAACGAGCTGCTGGGCGGTCGCGTCGACGTCGCCTCGACAGGACTCTCGGAAGCGATGGAACTCGTCGAATCCGGAGACGTCGAGATCATCGCGGTCTCAGCACCCGAGCCGCTCACGGAGGGCCCGGCCAAGGGTGCACCGACCTGGCACGACCTCGGCATGGACATCACCATCAACCACTGGCGCGGAGTCTTCGGACCCGCAGGCATGTCCGATGAGGCCGTCCGCTGGTGGCAGGACTCCCTCGAAAAGAGCGTCGAATCCGAAGAATTCGCAGATCAGGCAGACGCGCTGGGCATCGATCCCGCATATATGCCAGGCGATGAATGGTTGGAGTCGGTCATTCTGCCGGAGAAGGAAGAGTCGACCGAGGTGCTCGAGAAGGTGGGACTGGCGAAATGA
- a CDS encoding adenylosuccinate synthase — translation MPAIVVVGAQWGDEGKGKTTDILGTSVDYVVKPNGGNNAGHTVVVGGEKYELKLLPAGILSPNVTPVIGNGVVVNLEALFEEIETLESRGADTSKLRISANAHLVAPYHQTLDKVTERFLGKRAIGTTGRGIGPAYMDKIGRLGIRVQDIFDESILRQKIEGSLRQKNELLVKVYNRRAVDVEEIVEYFEPFIERLRPYVAETEQLLNDALDRDEVIVMEGGQATMLDVDHGTYPFVTSSNPTAGGSCVGSGVGPTRIDRVVGIVKAYTTRVGAGPFPTELFDEMGELLQKAGGEVGVNTGRPRRCGWYDAVIARYASRVNGFTDYVLTKLDVLSNIERIPVCVAYEVDGVRQNEMPVSQTEFHHAEPVFEYFDGWTEDITNARTFEDLPVNAQKYVLALEELSGCRMSVIGVGPDREQSIVRHDLLD, via the coding sequence ATGCCAGCAATCGTTGTCGTCGGCGCTCAATGGGGCGACGAAGGTAAAGGTAAAACGACCGATATCCTCGGCACCAGCGTCGACTACGTGGTCAAGCCCAACGGTGGGAACAACGCAGGCCACACGGTTGTCGTCGGCGGTGAGAAGTACGAACTCAAACTCCTGCCGGCGGGCATCCTCTCGCCGAACGTCACCCCGGTCATCGGCAACGGCGTCGTCGTCAACCTCGAGGCGCTCTTCGAGGAGATCGAGACCCTGGAATCGCGTGGGGCAGACACCTCGAAGCTGCGGATCTCGGCCAACGCCCACCTCGTCGCGCCCTATCACCAGACCCTGGACAAGGTGACCGAACGATTCTTGGGCAAGCGCGCCATCGGCACCACCGGCCGCGGCATCGGCCCGGCCTACATGGACAAGATCGGGCGTCTGGGCATCCGTGTCCAGGACATCTTCGACGAATCGATCCTGCGGCAGAAAATCGAAGGGTCGCTGCGGCAGAAGAACGAACTCCTCGTCAAGGTCTACAACCGCAGGGCCGTCGATGTCGAAGAGATCGTCGAATACTTCGAGCCCTTCATCGAGCGCCTGCGCCCCTATGTCGCAGAGACCGAGCAGCTGCTCAACGACGCCCTCGACCGTGACGAGGTCATCGTCATGGAGGGCGGTCAGGCCACGATGCTCGACGTCGACCACGGCACCTACCCGTTCGTGACCTCGTCGAACCCGACCGCCGGCGGATCCTGCGTCGGCTCGGGCGTCGGCCCCACCCGCATCGATCGCGTCGTCGGCATCGTCAAGGCCTACACCACGCGTGTGGGCGCAGGCCCGTTCCCGACCGAGCTCTTCGACGAGATGGGCGAGCTCCTGCAGAAGGCCGGCGGTGAGGTCGGCGTCAACACCGGGCGCCCGCGTCGCTGCGGCTGGTACGACGCCGTCATCGCCCGCTACGCCTCACGCGTCAACGGCTTCACCGACTACGTGCTGACGAAGCTCGACGTGCTCTCCAACATCGAACGCATCCCCGTCTGCGTGGCATACGAGGTCGACGGCGTCCGGCAGAACGAGATGCCGGTCTCCCAGACCGAGTTCCATCACGCCGAGCCCGTCTTCGAGTACTTCGACGGCTGGACCGAAGACATCACCAATGCCCGGACCTTCGAGGATCTGCCGGTCAACGCACAGAAGTACGTCCTCGCCCTCGAGGAGCTCTCGGGCTGCCGGATGTCGGTCATCGGCGTCGGTCCTGACCGTGAGCAGTCCATCGTCAGGCACGATCTGTTGGACTGA